The following are encoded in a window of Impatiens glandulifera chromosome 5, dImpGla2.1, whole genome shotgun sequence genomic DNA:
- the LOC124940542 gene encoding 9-cis-epoxycarotenoid dioxygenase NCED1, chloroplastic-like: MAFSATSASWVQPKFSKASPFLLKELPSSSSSSSSSLFLHPQRVNCSLQSHPLVQYPNQSSSPVTNHNTTSGSQIQWNFLQKAAAFVLDSVEGALVSRESENPLPKTADPSVQISGNFSPVPEQPIRQNLPVVGKIPDCIQGVYVRNGANPLFEPVAGHHFFDGDGMVHAVKFENGNASYACRFTETERLVQERTLGRPIFPKAIGELHGHFGIARLMLFYARGLVGLVDHSAGIGVANAGLVYFNNRLLAMSEDDLPYHVKVTETGDLETVGRYNFGNQLKTTMIAHPKIDPISGEMFALSYDVIKKPYLRYFRFSPSGEKSPDVEIPLSEPTMMHDFAITENFVVIPDQQVVFKLPEMIRGGSPVIYDKNKMSRFGIINKYSKDSSEIKWVDVPDCFCFHLWNAWEEPEKDEIVVIGSCMTPPDSIFNECDESLKSVLSEIRLNLKTGESTRRPIMKESDQVNLEAGMVNKNRLGRKTQFAYLAIAEPWPRVSGFAKVDLSSGEVKKYIYGDGKYGGEPMFLPRDPNSEKEDDGYILTFVHNENTWKSELQIVNAMNLELEATVKLPSRVPYGFHGTFINAMDLAKQD; the protein is encoded by the coding sequence ATGGCCTTTTCTGCAACTTCTGCTTCATGGGTTCAACCCAAATTCTCTAAAGCTTCTCcctttttattaaaagaattgccttcttcatcttcttcttcttcttcttctctgttTCTCCATCCACAAAGAGTAAACTGCTCACTTCAATCACATCCCCTTGTTCAATACCCTAACCAGTCATCTTCTCCGGTAACAAATCACAACACCACCTCCGGCAGCCAAATCCAATGGAATTTCTTACAGAAAGCTGCGGCCTTTGTGCTTGATAGTGTAGAGGGTGCCTTGGTTTCTCGTGAAAGTGAGAACCCTTTGCCGAAAACAGCCGACCCAAGTGTACAGATTTCAGGAAATTTCTCTCCGGTACCGGAGCAACCCATCCGGCAGAATCTCCCCGTAGTGGGTAAAATACCTGATTGCATTCAAGGGGTCTATGTCAGAAATGGAGCAAACCCTTTGTTCGAACCGGTCGCAGGACATCACTTTTTCGACGGCGACGGCATGGTTCATGCTGTGAAATTTGAAAATGGTAACGCTAGCTACGCCTGTCGGTTCACTGAAACAGAGAGACTTGTTCAGGAGAGAACTCTTGGCCGACCAATTTTCCCAAAAGCCATTGGAGAACTCCACGGTCATTTTGGAATTGCCCGGTTGATGTTGTTTTACGCCAGGGGTCTAGTTGGTCTTGTCGATCATAGCGCTGGAATTGGAGTGGCGAACGCCGGTTTGGTCTACTTTAACAATCGGCTTCTGGCAATGTCAGAGGATGATTTACCTTACCATGTTAAAGTAACCGAAACAGGCGATTTGGAAACTGTCGGAAGGTATAATTTTGGTAATCAGCTTAAAACCACCATGATCGCACATCCGAAGATCGACCCAATTTCTGGCGAGATGTTTGCATTGAGTTACGACGTTATCAAGAAGCCTTACTTAAGATACTTCCGATTCTCTCCATCTGGGGAGAAATCACCGGACGTCGAAATCCCATTATCGGAGCCAACAATGATGCATGATTTCGCAATAACCGAGAATTTTGTTGTAATCCCAGACCAACAGGTGGTTTTCAAGTTGCCGGAGATGATACGTGGTGGATCTCCTGTAATTTACGATAAGAACAAGATGTCAAGATTCGGAATCATCAACAAATACTCAAAGGATTCGTCTGAGATCAAATGGGTAGATGTGCCGGATTGTTTCTGCTTTCATTTATGGAACGCATGGGAAGAACCGGAGAAAGACGAGATCGTGGTGATTGGATCATGCATGACACCACCGGACTCCATTTTCAATGAATGTGATGAAAGCTTAAAGAGTGTATTATCTGAAATTCGTCTCAATTTAAAAACAGGGGAATCAACCCGGAGGCCAATCATGAAGGAATCCGATCAGGTGAATCTAGAAGCAGGGATGGTGAATAAAAACAGGCTTGGGAGAAAAACCCAATTCGCATATTTGGCGATCGCTGAGCCATGGCCGAGAGTTTCTGGATTTGCTAAAGTTGATCTTTCTTCAGGGGAAGTGAAGAAGTACATTTATGGAGATGGGAAGTATGGTGGAGAGCCAATGTTTCTTCCTAGGGATCCAAATTCGGAGAAAGAAGACGATGGGTATATATTGACCTTTGTTCATAATGAGAATACATGGAAATCGGAGCTGCAAATTGTGAATGCTATGAATCTAGAACTGGAAGCGACTGTAAAGCTTCCTTCAAGAGTACCTTATGGATTCCATGGAACATTTATAAACGCCATGGATCTAGCAAAACAGGATTAG